AAGACTTGTAGGGATAAATTCATGAAGTATGTGATTCCCAGTATAAGACTTACTTGTCAACTAAGTGTTTGCAAACTTTAGATAAACGTTtccatttttaattgaaaaatacaATACTAGCTATGGATAATATTATGTTTGAAGTATTTCATGTATATAAACAAATTCTTTTACTATATTTATGAGTTGGAAGCTTTTCTACACAAAGCAAATAGGTACTATTAAATTACTGTtatgttgttttaaataatattgtgcCTAAAAAAAACTGGGTGTGATTTCTAGTAActacttgtttttaaaagatgcAACCATAGTTTGAATCTAAGAAATTGAGTTTCTGGATTAACCTGACTCAGAATGGGTCAGACCCCCTCCTGGGACCAAGACTTCAGGTCAATTTTGTGGAGAATTCATTAATTGtttgtcgcggtgatagcgctACGACTCTATTCAGAATCTTCCCGTGATTCCCGAGGTATTCTTGcaagactgctggccccgcgagactatTGCATGCTCTCACGATCACGACTACAGTCCCatgtagaagtcggcaaccagcagttcacGCAAGAGCAGTaatctcgcgagagcagtagTCGATCACGGAAACTTGAATCCGATTACGACACGGCCACAACTCGGcataacgacttgtccacaagtctatgctGACCCCGGAGTTGTAATAAGAGTGTACATCTACATAACCACAGTTAAGACACAGGTGATGAGGAGACATATGGTGTCATATCCTATGTTGACAAGATATGTGGACCAGCCTTTACCCTCATATGTATTATGAGGGATCTGCAGAAGGGCACCAGCCACAGAAACACGTAGGGCAAAGTGGATAGCCTCCTCCACAGTTTGCACTCCAAAGAAGGATCTGCAGGGAAAACAGAACAAGttgacaacaatttgttttttttagggtAGAGCTCTTTCAAAGAATGTGGAGACTCTACCCCTgcttcaaagagctgcttataagcagaaaattctgctcagcagaaattagCGTATCAAAAAACATGTAGAGGCCTAATCATTGAAATTTTACATGTTAGAAACCTGTGTTGGAAATGCATATACCTCAGTGTGTTGGACATGAAGACTGCTAAAGCAAACATGGCAATCCCTGACAGTACTAATGAAGTATGTCCCATGTTCTTGAAATCCTTGTGTGTCTTGCCAAGACCTCGCATCCATGGCTCTGAAAGAAGGGTGAACCAGACTCCACCGAATACTTGCgttgctacaactgatgctatgACTGATGTGATAGACATGATGAAGGACTGTACATATAATTAGAAAACACCATACTAAAATGCAGAAAGTTTTCCTCTGTACAAATGCATGCTaagacaaatacatgtacaaactatGATTACAGCCTACAGAATTAGCGCTGCCCACGTGCTCTCTGTGACCTGACCGTTTTTGCCGTTTTAAATGTGTCACTATGAGCATGCTAAGAGATAATTTTCCCGCCCTAATTTTCCATGTCGGCATCGTGCGGCTATACAGGTCATGAAATGTTGGGTTATGATACGTTCACGTCTTTCCGACCTTTCATACGGCAATACAGTGTGGAAACTACAGTTGTCGTCAGCTCAGTGTAGTGAATAGGGTGAGATAACTTTCCCGCCCTAATTTACCATGTCGACAACGCCATGTGCATGGGTTATGAAATGTAGGGTTGTACGACTGCAACTTACCGAACGTACTTTATACGCCAATACAGTGGAAACTTGGTATAAGTTGATCATCTGCTGTTTTACTGAACAGTCAGATAATTTTCCCGCTCTAATTTACCACGTCTGCATCGTCATGTGCAGATAGGTCATGGTCATGAACTGTTGGGATATGCGATCAGAACTTACCGAACGTTTATTAGCCAGTGACAGTGGATGAGTTGTCGTCTGCACAGTGTATGCCAACTGAAGAGTGTTGGTAAATAATGTCTAACCATGGTCTAACCTTTCTCAATGGTCTATACTCAGTAACGGTGCTGACAAGCCTAAAGGAAATAGGTCACTGGTGGCGATCTGATGCAGTCATGCGCAAGCAGATTTACTATGTCTTTTTGTGGAATATCAACACAGAGTGTTGCACGAACGCAAGCGACCCATTTTTTAGAGTGCCAATTTTCGACTTTGTTGCCAGCAAAGCTATAGCTACCACAggtcaggggccgatttcataaagcaatacaaaaaacattcatCGTTTACCCTTTCTGGGTCTAACAAACATGTTGGTGAGCTGGAATGATTCGTTAAAATTTcgtaaagtgtttttttttcaagactcGCCTCTATCCATGTGTATCAATCTATTTTGTGTTCTATATAGATGGAATTCATCATCAATCATATCAATTATAATCGGGCAATTataaaaggtgtccagtggcttcaaacaaaatgttccaattatgaaaaggttttatgcaatcCAATTGGCCTCCTTTAATTACAAAGACGGTTACAATGCGTGTGTTTGTGGTGGCATATTGATTAGAGGATTTTGCCATAATCGATAAGTGATGATTACACAAGTCAACGGGACCCTAGTATTGAAACATGCGTGGTTTTCTGAGAAGGGCTTGTTTAAGGTCTTTAGGGTTGCTAGTATGGTTTACAATTTGTTATGTAATTTTAAATCTCGGGAAGAATTCGTTGCAGGGCACTGACACTTTTGAAGGAAAACAACGAACGCAAGCACGACCCGGAAGTATTAATGTTAAACGAATTTGTTGTTAatgtttcaaaatattgttgccTCAGTCTTGAACtcttttttcaactttaaattttttttactcaatacctgatgacgacatcatgacgtcatcaagttTGTGTCGTCTTTATGATGTTcaaattgtctgatgagttcaACAATCATGATAAATTTCAATCGTATGTTGCATAGAAGAGTTTAGCGGAAGGGGACACGgaggagaaaaaaacccagaaccAAATCAAGATGCATTCGTGTCCATAATAGATGAACACCTAATCagaacaaaatcaaagaagtgTTTGTGAAAATTGAACGAACACCTCATAGTATTGATCAAAGGTTGATACACAACACAACATGGTCTGGAATTCATAGCTCTGgatgtcacaaacaaatttgttgaaaggTAAAAACAGACACAATGCATCCAGGTATTCAAACTGGTTTGAACCCACCTAGTTACATCCAGCTGTTTCTAACTAACCCGTCCCCAGTACTCGGTAAATGATGGGCTCTCTTTAGTGGCACTATCAGTACTCCAGACAGGCCGCTATCAGATTATGTATTGGACCTTAGAAACCATTCCAGATAGCGACTGCATTTGATTTACTGATTCGCTCGCAAAAGTTGCCTTTAAAATCATGACTCCTTATATGGCTTTGCataaatgtgtttaaaaataaaatcaggaCAATTAAGTAGTGCAGGtcattgaaatgtttctttgaCCTTTACCATACTTACTCGGCGTTTTGCTTTATTGTATGCAGATTCGgaaaacaatatacatgtagtattaaaGGGCAACCAAACGCTTTAACTCTGCACGTGGTCTGCTCAACATTTTGCTTTgtatgcaaattaaaaaattcaataaaaaaaactacttctaTAACAGATAATTAAAAGTCTACTCTATCCATCATCTGTTTTATTCTTCCTTCACGTCTTGTCAGACATCGCGGATTAACCAATAAGGCTTTGATTCCCAGTAGTTAAGATGGGGAGGCACGCCTCCCTTTTTCGGCGTTTCCGCGTGTACAGTACATACAACTAATATAAAGAAACTGAAAAGTATTTAACGTGGGAGTAAACATAATTAAATTGATCCAAGGATAATTTACAGAACATAGTCTGGAATTCATAGCACTGGATGTCACAAACATGTTGTTGAACACAAAACCAGACACAATGCATCAACGTATATTCAAAGGGGTTTGAATCCACCTACTTTCCACCCATTCGTATCATAGGAACTTAACCCAGTACTCAGTCAATAATAGGCACCGTTTGGTGGCCCAGCATTTCATACAGCTTTTTATCTCATTTTGTTATTGGACACACACTCCTATAGCAATTTTGCAACCCGCAAATGTATGGGAGGATTATGAACATTGTTAAACTAACCTGCTATGATATGTCAACTTTACTGCTCGAGATTCACAGGAAAGGCGGTGGGGTgatggggggtgggggagggggaaagGGGCACCACGCAACCACTGTGTACCGCAGGTAGGGGAAGGGGTGGAGGGTCGGGTTCATCAGTGTTGCTCCGATCTTAGGGGATGCAAGCCTAATATTATCAATAGACTTATCAATGATTGGACATACCGAAACCAACTTCAcaaatttaatagatggaaatttgcatcggggttaaacaatattaattttggttttacccacgtacaccgatgtgtgttatcacgcctctctagctaccgggcaatctcggtggtcatAGCTTgtacgacactgctctagaattgcaaaggtcgtgggtttgaattccacccgagtaatagAGCCTGTGCCTTGTTTCAACAGAGCTTGGAAAAGTACTGACCACCGTATGGTGTATGTGATGGGTGACACAAAAATTAACCTGACTTTAAATGGTACAGACAATGATGAGGATCAAACCAACACCATAATAAACTTTGGACGAGGAAACCAGCATGTATTTCAATCTTAACTCcatgtcattttttttattcgatGAAAATTCTCACTCTTTATCAATTTTGAACTGGAATGACTCTATCCGTATTACTTGCTCAATCTGAGTGACTCCCTGCATATCGCAATGATCAGAGGAAAGCTGGCCTTTTCTATATATCTGGAATTATGGCGCTTGCATTCATATTCGGCGATTTGTTAATTCTTATGCTCAGCTTTCCTGGCTCTTGCATGCCGACTTACAATTTCTTAGTTGTTGTGGCTGATAACTTCTTCTCTCGGTCCTCTCCGGAACTCATCTGGAAGCAAAACAGCTCGACGAAAGGCGCATGGCTGCAGGACTCCTATACCTTTTTGGCAGCGTAATTTTAGGATATCGCACTTGGCCAAACTCTGTGCATTACAGCGTATGCATACAGGTCACTCACACTGATAAGCATTgtacagttttctttttaacgTGCAATCACTAATTAgtgcacacacacgcacacgaTGTGTAGGGCATTATGTCCtttaattataacaaaaaaataaaaattattaaagatgctatgtcagatttttggccccaaacattaaaaaatatatttttttgagtgaatggtacttcaaagagtatcacccgctctaacgaaaaaaagttaaacttttactttaaaTTGTCAGGATCCAAatttaaacgtttcttataaatcACATAAGAactggtcacgtgatatattttTGGGATCCAGACAAAAACTagttttgagcactttatttcactgctactaataattggcagccttttcgagcaatggctcgaatgaaagcttgtaactttctcgacccccatcaaaatacctattgaattttatatcaaaattgttgggtcaaatcggccaaaaatctgacatagcatctttaaccagTTGCGACATATACATGCATCTGTCGTTTTAAAATAGTAAGAATTTACAACTTAATGTTCACTGGTGATGAGTCCATCACTCATCAAGGACAAACACTCTTTTACTGTTAAAAAAATGATTGTTATAGTTTGTTATAACAACAAAATCATAATTCTATTCGGCAGGGCTCATTCGCTATGAAAGTCAATAAAAGGAGAAGCGATTTGTTGAAAGGGATAAAAGGCAGTATAGCCTAACGTCACAAATCACAACTTCATGAAAACTTTGTGTCTCTCATGACTAAACTATTTGCCACCAAAAATGttaaacaatatcaacctcgtttaaacaattaaacaaacagcAAATTTATACACACAAAATTAACTAACTCTCTACACGTATAAATCATAGTACAacctaaatgtacatgtacattattcgCTCCATTGTCATTGTACTGCACTGTAACGTACGTTTAAACCGCGTCAAATATTATTGATGTAGTTGCCTGATACCTTTTGGAGACAACTAGCTTATGTTTTTCTCCAATTTGGgcgtgtttttttatttatttttttattttaatttggcGGTTCATTTCGGAAGAAAGCCAACTATCATAACGTTATGTGGCAATAGGGGCACATGCCATCCGCCAACCAATGAGAAAACACATAATCGGTCCTGCATTTCTATTTATAGATTACCCAATGACTACAGGCCACCATAAAGATTTACTCTCATGCGCGGATGAAGCCACTAAAATTGCAAGCATTTTAATTCAGCTTTTATCTCATTTTCTGAATTCGTTTCCTTTCAAAGTGATGTAGATTATGTTGTGATCAACTCTTACACAACTATTTTATTGTCCGCAAGAAAGTGATGGTGATTTAAAACCTATTACAGCGAGCACCAAGTCTcgtttcgaaaccacggcttctgcTCAAAATTCGGATCAGGCtatagcttggccccgcggtagttttgacaaaatgcgcgtgctttgcgttaTACGTGCTCAGGGCGTCAGACGAGaaaacggagcctgaagccggaTCCacagccgaagccgtggattcgaaaagggcccaaGTCTTTCTTACAATTCCTGTCGAGTTTTGTCTGCAGCTAGGTTATCGCCTGGCTTGTTTAATGGGAAAATAGCATGTACCACCTTATGCGCAAACTGACGTTCAGTCGTTGAGTCCATTTGAACCACTTTAGTGCTTCTAAAGGGTTTGCTAGCAAGCGCGTTTGTTTTCTCACTGATTTGTAGGCTGATGATAACTCTGTCTTGATAATCTGGGGAGAACTTAAATTCTTGCATCTCTGCTAAGGTATCGGCTTTGTAAGACGCCCCTTCGTAATCCCCAATAACATCTGAATTAGTTGTATCCAATTCCAAAACACTCCCGTGCAGTACTATCTTATTATCCGTTTTTCCTGGAGACATAAAGTCTTCTACTTCCTTAAAATCTATTGAAATACTTTGTTGAACACTATGCCAACATTTAATCTCGTGTTCATTGCGAACCCAATGCCACACTTCAATGTCCCGGTTTTCAGCTCTGTTTCCAATATCTATTGAGAATGAACCATATGGCTCGTAATAATTCTGCATTACGCCATCGTTGTCACACGAAAACTCAAAATTGCCAGAAAGATGGTAGTCTTTCAAAACTGTTGGTTTTTCGATGGCGGTTACGGGACTTAGTTGTAATTCAATTGTAACTCTATCTTGTGAGTCTGGTTTAAATTCCAATTTAGTAAACTTGCTCAGTGAATTTGCTTCGTAAGATTTCCCATCATAATTTCCAATCATATCGTCACCAGTTGGGTCGTCCTCTTTGACTTGCCCATGTAAAGTTATCTTGTTATTGGCCTCATCCATAAAGCGTTCGCTTTCCTGAAATCTGACCATAAAAGGTTGACGATACATTCCACCATTTGTGAACGCGATT
Above is a genomic segment from Asterias rubens chromosome 10, eAstRub1.3, whole genome shotgun sequence containing:
- the LOC117296131 gene encoding uncharacterized protein LOC117296131 isoform X2 — encoded protein: MSITSVIASVVATQVFGGVWFTLLSEPWMRGLGKTHKDFKNMGHTSLVLSGIAMFALAVFMSNTLRSFFGVQTVEEAIHFALRVSVAGALLQIPHNTYEGKGWSTYLVNIGYDTICLLITCVLTVVM
- the LOC117296131 gene encoding uncharacterized protein LOC117296131 isoform X1; this encodes MINLYQVSTVLAYKVRSSFIMSITSVIASVVATQVFGGVWFTLLSEPWMRGLGKTHKDFKNMGHTSLVLSGIAMFALAVFMSNTLRSFFGVQTVEEAIHFALRVSVAGALLQIPHNTYEGKGWSTYLVNIGYDTICLLITCVLTVVM